The Arachis hypogaea cultivar Tifrunner chromosome 19, arahy.Tifrunner.gnm2.J5K5, whole genome shotgun sequence genome has a window encoding:
- the LOC112776699 gene encoding structural maintenance of chromosomes protein 3 isoform X2: protein MYKRRNIKELHKALHRCHDQLQQFSHVNKKALDQYINFTEQREELQKRQAELDAGDEKIRELISVLDQRKDESIERTFKGVARHFREVFSELVPRGHGHLVMMKKKDGGHDDDEDDEDGPRKANPEGRVEKYIGVKVKASVQIFCLMCIR from the exons AT GTACAAAAGGAGGAATATCAAAGAATTGCATAAAGCGTTGCACAGGTGCCATGATCAACTGCAGCAGTTCAGTCATGTAAACAAGAAAGCGCTTGACCAGTATATAAATTTTACAGAACAACGAGAGGAACTTCAGAAAAGGCAAGCTGAACTTGATGCAGGAGATGAG AAAATTAGAGAGCTAATATCTGTACTTGATCAACGGAAGGATGAATCAATAGAGCGCACTTTCAAAGGTGTTGCTAGGCATTTTCGAGAAGTGTTTTCTGAACTCGTACCGAGGGGTCATGGTCATCTGGTTATGATGAAGAAGAAG GATGGTGGTCACgatgatgacgaggatgatgaaGATGGTCCTCGTAAAGCAAACCCAGAGGGTAGAGTAGAAAAGTACATTGGAGTGAAAGTGAAG GCAAGTGtacaaattttttgtttgatGTGCATCAGGTGA
- the LOC112776699 gene encoding structural maintenance of chromosomes protein 3 isoform X1 has protein sequence MYKRRNIKELHKALHRCHDQLQQFSHVNKKALDQYINFTEQREELQKRQAELDAGDEKIRELISVLDQRKDESIERTFKGVARHFREVFSELVPRGHGHLVMMKKKDGGHDDDEDDEDGPRKANPEGRVEKYIGVKVKVNLVDWFEGIVISHHSDELVKRINTFF, from the exons AT GTACAAAAGGAGGAATATCAAAGAATTGCATAAAGCGTTGCACAGGTGCCATGATCAACTGCAGCAGTTCAGTCATGTAAACAAGAAAGCGCTTGACCAGTATATAAATTTTACAGAACAACGAGAGGAACTTCAGAAAAGGCAAGCTGAACTTGATGCAGGAGATGAG AAAATTAGAGAGCTAATATCTGTACTTGATCAACGGAAGGATGAATCAATAGAGCGCACTTTCAAAGGTGTTGCTAGGCATTTTCGAGAAGTGTTTTCTGAACTCGTACCGAGGGGTCATGGTCATCTGGTTATGATGAAGAAGAAG GATGGTGGTCACgatgatgacgaggatgatgaaGATGGTCCTCGTAAAGCAAACCCAGAGGGTAGAGTAGAAAAGTACATTGGAGTGAAAGTGAAG GTGAACTTGGTTGACTGGTTTGAGGGAATAGTAATAAGTCATCACAGCGATGAGCTAGTCAAACGGATAAATACATTTTTCTAG